The Cloeon dipterum chromosome X, ieCloDipt1.1, whole genome shotgun sequence genome includes a window with the following:
- the LOC135946372 gene encoding uncharacterized protein LOC135946372, whose protein sequence is MSPQQVIHNIYTLVALAELKGYAMMQYSLTLQRYFTNGNNNFPETFHAEEELLRETTEQRSTEKVAATIAAMKSSGRQVWRCDPEKHVENETFVQLTELLQGYVQNERDLNSDQACTSTCGYYTYTKVFSCSDAELCYRQPCLSEQRHRRYDRLVFSDTRGSVPKCSTPAVLLNSWYQLLLLKKCSFCFCVCDEDGPYSDRHFSLRPAVSDVDAGFVVMGVRIVTLNRVLHLQVRKAALLL, encoded by the exons ATGTCACCGCAACAGGTGATTCACAACATATACACGCTGGTCGCTCTTGCCGAGCTCAAAGGATACGCAATGATGCAGTACTCGCTCACTTTACAGCGTTACTTCACGAAtg gtaataataattttccagagACTTTTCACGCGGAGGAAGAGTTGCTGCGCGAGACGACGGAGCAGAGATCGACTGAAAAGGTGGCGGCGACGATCGCGGCGATGAAGAGTTCTGGTCGGCAAGTGTGGCGGTGTGACCCTGAGAAACACGTGGAAAACGAGACCTTCGTCCAGCTGACCGAGCTGCTGCAGGGCTACGTGCAGAACGAGCGCGACCTCAACTCTGATCAGGCTTGCACGAGCACCTGCGGATATTACACCTACACTAAG GTCTTCAGCTGCAGCGATGCCGAGTTGTGTTACAGACAGC CGTGTCTGTCCGAGCAGCGCCACCGGCGTTACGACCGGCTCGTGTTCTCGGACACGAGAGGCTCGGTGCCCAAGTGCTCTACGCCGGCCGTGCTTCTCAATAGTTGGTACCAGTTACTGCTGCTCAAGAAATGTAGTTTCTGCTTCTGCGTGTGCGACGAGGACGGACCCTACTCGGACAGGCACTTCAGCTTGAGGCCCGCCGTGTCCGACGTCGACGCCGGGTTTGTCGTCATGGGAGTGCGGATCGTTACGCTCAACAGGGTCCTCCACCTCCAGGTGAGAAAAGCCGCTCTTTTActatga